The genomic DNA GGCGGCCAGATCGAGATCGTCCGTACGGTCGCCGAAACCGATGCGTACACCTACCACCACATCCAGTATCCGAGCGATGGTCTCCGCATCACCGGCGGACTCCACCTCCCGCACGGTGACGGGCCGTTCCCCGTCGTCGTCCTCTGCCACGGGTATATCCCACCCGATCAGTACTGGACAGGAGCTGACACGATCCAGGCCGCCGACGCACTCGCTCGTCGGGGCTTTCTCTGCGTCGCACCCGATTTTCGTGGCTGGGGTGGCTCCGATCCTGGCCCCAACTACTTTCGTACGGGCATCGTCATCGATACGCTCAATCTCGTCAGTTCCCTGCCGTCCCTTCCCCAAGCTGATGCCGCTCGCGTCGGTCTCTGGGGGCACAGCATGGGCGGAGGGCTGGTTGCCAAGGCCATCTGTATCGACGATCGCATCCGGGCCGCCGTGTTGTACGCACCGGTCAGTGGCTGGGATCTCGACAATATCCGCAAGTGGGGTGATGGTGCGCGTCCCGACGATCCGCTCGGCGCGCTCTACACCGAGGCTGCCCAGAACGAACAGTTCCTGCGCGCGACCTCACCACTCTTTCACTTCCATTTCGTTGCCTGTCCGGTGCAGATCCACATCGGCACTGCCGATACGGTCACCCCTCCGGAATGGTCGCGCACGATCCGCGACAGCCTGCAGCTCGCCGGCAAGGAAGTCGAGTACTTCGAGTACCCCGGTGAGGGTCATGCCTTCTCGCCACCAGCCTGGCGCATCTTCATCGAGCGCATCACCGCCTTCTACGACCGTACCCTGC from Thermomicrobium sp. 4228-Ro includes the following:
- a CDS encoding alpha/beta hydrolase family protein; this translates as MPRPTSVPPTPSPTPFPTATATPTPAPTPTPHPLAAYTIEGLRARPYPGGQIEIVRTVAETDAYTYHHIQYPSDGLRITGGLHLPHGDGPFPVVVLCHGYIPPDQYWTGADTIQAADALARRGFLCVAPDFRGWGGSDPGPNYFRTGIVIDTLNLVSSLPSLPQADAARVGLWGHSMGGGLVAKAICIDDRIRAAVLYAPVSGWDLDNIRKWGDGARPDDPLGALYTEAAQNEQFLRATSPLFHFHFVACPVQIHIGTADTVTPPEWSRTIRDSLQLAGKEVEYFEYPGEGHAFSPPAWRIFIERITAFYDRTLRAS